Proteins from one Lachnospiraceae bacterium KGMB03038 genomic window:
- a CDS encoding threonine/serine exporter: MIFHILVNILCSFGGTIAFAVLFNVPRRFYYCCGMTGAAGWMIYVLCTDGWGFSAAMASFFGTLAVVLISRMLTVRMKCPITIFLISGIFPLVPGAGVYFTAYYLVTGQMALAGQRGMEALKIAFAIVFGIVLIVSIPREFFQIRYWKERKIFKKRGKA; encoded by the coding sequence ATGATCTTTCATATTTTAGTCAATATCCTGTGTTCTTTTGGGGGGACGATCGCCTTCGCTGTCTTATTCAATGTGCCCAGGCGCTTCTATTACTGCTGCGGGATGACGGGAGCGGCAGGATGGATGATCTATGTGCTGTGTACGGATGGATGGGGTTTTTCCGCGGCGATGGCTTCTTTCTTCGGTACGCTGGCGGTGGTGCTGATCTCCCGGATGCTGACGGTACGAATGAAATGTCCTATTACGATTTTTTTGATTTCCGGGATATTTCCCCTAGTCCCTGGGGCGGGTGTCTATTTCACGGCCTATTACCTGGTAACGGGACAGATGGCATTGGCTGGACAGAGAGGAATGGAAGCCTTGAAGATCGCTTTTGCGATCGTGTTTGGCATTGTACTGATCGTATCGATTCCCAGGGAGTTTTTCCAGATCCGCTACTGGAAAGAGAGAAAGATATTTAAGAAAAGGGGAAAGGCTTGA